The Culex pipiens pallens isolate TS chromosome 2, TS_CPP_V2, whole genome shotgun sequence DNA window ACGAGGAAAAGAAGGGCGAAAAACATGGAAAGCACGGTCACAAAAAGGGTCACAAGAAGGGCTCGAAGACCACGGGGTACCACAAGAAGGCCCACAAGGACGATTATCACAAGGAGCACAAATTCTACGATGATGTGCACAAGGAGGGCAAGCACAAGAAGTACGGAGACTTCCACGAGCACCACATGAAGGATGCTGGAGAGCACAAGAAGGGTGGTCATCACGATTCGGCCCACAAGGAGGACCACTATGCCAAGAAGGGACACTCGGAGAAGGGACATCACGATGAGGACCACAAGGGCTGGAAGAAGAAGCATGGCCACGAGTCGCACTACTCCCACAAGGATGATTACGGAAAGAAGGGGGGCAAGAGTGGAGGCAGCGAGCATGGGTTCAAGAAGGGGGGACATCACTAGAGTGGTAGTGAGTTTGTATGAGTGATTTGTTTGAAGGATAGATAAATGTAAAACGTCGATTCGTTTTTGTATAGGATTTTAAAAGagtaaataaaaaagtataatttcaaattttaaataaaaatctcgtATTATTTTCGTTTTGGAACACTTGAACGAAATAAAGACTCAACATTTtaaataccgtcatctggggtgcacttaaatacttgaaatttggaaatcgatgcCCTATTCTTGTTAATCTGTGTTTGCTCTATCCGAAACATATTAATAATATCCAAATATTGAGAAGTAAATAGGCTAAATCAGCTGTTCCAATTCCTGTCCATAGTCCAAGATGGCGGTAGCTATGCAACAGTTTTTTAACCATGACCTCAGTCAACACAACGAGGCTGTTTGTCGGTCAAAAACCTTATCTACAAAAGAATGTAAGCACCTATTAATCACGCACAATTCCTTTTCACGGCTCACAGATAAGATGTTTTCGTAAAAGAAAGTGATTCGGGAACTGTGTTGTTCCTCAGCAAATCTtactaaacaatttttaaattcagccAAATTACAGGGAAATTAGGGGAACAGCACCTATCTCCAtcatgcctctaatgttggcatattacACCTtcacgttcaattacagctcataaaaagcgttttaactttaaaaacgaAATAGAAAATGATCTAGATGAGAAATTGCTCTTCttggttattgcagattcaaaaagttcactaaatttcgcataaaatgacatgtcccacATTTTTTGCAGTTGAGTAGCTAAAAATggctcatattttaaaattattaaagtaTACATTTTTATAGTAaagaaatttttgtattttagtactGGGAAACTTTATTCTTGTATTCTAAAtggtcattcaaaatgggtatgtaagtgtatgaaagtatgtaCTTTCAGAAGGTATTTTCTTATCAAATGatatcttcaaaaaagttgtaggtaatgatAGCGACTTtgacactaaaaaaaaaagaattttaaaaccgaatagaatttgcaatcaaaaagtattttacatttgatttttttttctaattgtcaCCTAATTGGCCTGTAATTATCAACTATTGATTCGatttccgatttaaaaaaatgaaacttttgtgcaGTTTTCTGatcaaaaaaaaagcataactcttttatttcaataaaaaaaaacattttttgttcccAAATTTTTCGAGgctgttttgaaatttgaaaaaaataaaaataatttgaaaaatatttgaaacgacCTCATTTAGAGTATCTCAAGgacaattcaaaagaaattgTTTGCGACTTTTCTGAATAAATATCGtagaaaatcaattaaaaatcttcaaatctaccACATCTAAAAGactaaatgttaaaaatatgagTTTATTTAAATATCATCCAGGAAAAGAACGTTTTTATATCAGAGCACCTAATAATAATTCATTAACATTTTACTCTGAAACAAGTGATTATTGCCTCAGTTCGAAGTGAGAAAACAAGGTTTCATCAATAATATTGCCAAATAATTTGTATAAACTGCAAATTGGATGGGAATAGGACTTGCCGAACATATAAGAATATCCCCTATGACCAATTCCATGTccaatagggaatcggttgtaccggtCCCTCTCTGACTtctatgaaactttgtagacatgctatcctacgcttatgtaagcTATTTTTgcgtatatggagccagtttcactcgataaagaaatttgaaaagggCCTAAgtgtttaacatatttttttgcaattccgtcttgaaacttcctacttttcctgtcattctcgcgtgacgaaacagcctacttttatctactaaaaataacagaatcgaataaaaacacatttagaatcaaatgctgaaaaattctacttttcagcactgaaatggatgctgaaaagttgaacttttcagcactagttttgaaaagtaatactttttgatttaagcgatttattgacaaaatacatgaatattcgacttataatttcactcaatgggtgtttttcagaaatacaaaaaatgttgtataaaactcgttgcaaaccttgattttttcagcacttgtcgtattaatccaactcggtgaacctcgttggataaatgtacaacacgtgctgaaaaaatcttctttttgcaacttgttgcataaactactattgtaaTCCGCCAAAGACAAAAACACGGcgcttttatgagattttttgatttttaagtttaaaggtcatatttgaaggtgagcccacgattttttttcattcaaattgttaatgaaaatagcctaagatgttacaaaaaggcccacgaaaaatgcaggatggagcaacccacctaaataaaaacaaaaaatcatctactgaaactgttttttttttaagtggtctgaATGTCAAATACGGGAATctattctccagacaattttacataaaagtctccatattgaccactgtcctaagttcaatccttgtaaagttacagcggttttaaaaataaaaataaatgttcaaaaaaatttttttatggtttttaacaatttctgtatgacagacttgattattCAGTCTTGTTAATattttggagacttttatgtaaaattgtctggagaatcgattcccgtattcggttagtgaaaattttgacaaacagtttcagtaaatgatttttgtattttttgagtatttgcttcatcctgcattttcgttagtctttttgaaaaaaaaaaatttaaacataaaaatcaaaaaatctcataaaagtggcgtgttttcttctttcagtgtattttttcgcaaaactcatcaaatttcatacaagtttgtctttgaccacgttttgatacgatgcaacggcttcgagatatagaaatgattaaattacgaattacaaaagtgttgaaaacacttacgcccttctcaaatgtcattatcgagtaaaacaggctccatatacacaaaaatagctTACATAAGCGTCGGACAACGTGTctttaaagtttcattgaaatcggagaggtacTACTGTTTTGGGTTGGAATTGCtcctataaaatttaaatttctttgaaattactcatgcttatttttatgtttgaaaacaATTATGATTAGTTTGAATCAAATAAGATaccggcattttcaaatgaaagtgCAGATAACAATATGCTATAGAGACTAAACTTACATTTCAGTTGTAaccatttaaactttaaaacaagTTGGACGATACCAAACAAGGAATTTACGCTAATGATTCATACTATGATGGGAAAATAGTAGCACGTAGAGTTGTGTGCCCAGATCGTCATATACTGATTTAAGGCACGCTTCTTCGTATCAGGGTGGGATAATCTTATCAGTAGAGTGATAATGTAGGCGCGTTTTGGCAATAATTTTGGCACTCTGGATTCTCAAAGGTAAACAACGCAACAATTATAGGAAAGCGCTtaataaatggaaaaaaaaaagtttgatcaaAAGTAACTGTTTGATTTTGAACTAAACATGTTTATTTATAGCTTACACTTTCTACAATCATTTAACTGTAACTCTTCATCGTATTGCCATCCGGAGCTCAAGTGGCTCGCAATCCCCTAATCTAGATCGATCCTCGACACGACTCAGCTGACCGGTTCGCTGCTGGTAGAGAAGGGTACGTTGATAACGAGTCCTCTTTAGCCGAATCCCTGGCACTTATTTGGACTGTTATAAAACAACACAAGAGCGAGAATTCCCTAAGCTTGGCAGTAAGAGCAATGCGTGCAATGTGCGCGGTCTCGACGAACACGGACTGCTCTTCCCGATTTGATTGCCTACATTTTTTTAcgatcgaacaaaaaaaaaagtgcccaAAGGGGGGACTTGCGCTTAGCTATTAGATCAAGAGTGTCCTCAGTCGTGTTTGGGTTGTTCTACTGGACGGATCGGATTCCGAAGTGCTCCCAAGAGTGACCAACGGTGTGAAAGACTTTCTCGTGCGAGGTAGTGTTAGTGTGTGAAGAATTATAAAGTTAAAAAGGAAAAGAACGCATCTATTTGCACTTGAGGTGATTCTATGGGTTTTGATCGTTG harbors:
- the LOC120429767 gene encoding putative eggshell protein, translated to MRHFWVCGLVLLVLAVSLTAAHKKEESFEESGGSEHGAEHHGKKGEKADKGYKSKHGLEKKEKGDHGKEEHESHFGEEGGHKKESHDEGEEFKKHHEEKKGEKHGKHGHKKGHKKGSKTTGYHKKAHKDDYHKEHKFYDDVHKEGKHKKYGDFHEHHMKDAGEHKKGGHHDSAHKEDHYAKKGHSEKGHHDEDHKGWKKKHGHESHYSHKDDYGKKGGKSGGSEHGFKKGGHH